The segment GAAGGGGgtgcagcggggggggggggggcagcacagAGGAGGGGGTGAAGGCAAGACCCCGAGGCCCCACAGCTCTGGCCAGCCCCGCTGCGCTGCCGTCGTTCATTTGTTTCCCCCTTTCAGCTTATCAGCCCTCTATGGCCCCAAGCCCCAGCGCTAACCCTCCCCGAAACCGCAAATCTCTGCCCGGCAGAGGCTGAAGATACCTGAGATAAAATCAGCCCGTGCCTGTGGCCAGCGACGGGGCGTTGCGCCCCAGGATCGGGGTGCACGGGGCCAAGAGCCGGTGGCAGGTTGTGCCGCAGGGGCCCTCGCCTCACCGCTGCGCTTTTCCACGCCAGCGCCTGCGGCAGCGCTGGCTGCCGAGCCCGGGGGCGGAGGTGTCAGCAGTGCAGAAGGGCTGCGGGGGAGAGGCTGCCTCTGACGGCAAAAGGACATTTTGCTCCAGGAAGCATCAGTGACAGTGGCAACACGGCCCCTCCAGCCCGCCTcatccccagccccttcccGACCCGCCAGGACCAGCTGCTTTCTCCATTCCAGGTGATGCCCAAGCCACGGAGGAGATCATGGCCAGGCGCAGTGCCGGGACGCCCTTCCTGCTGCggctctccctgctcctgctcctctgcccgGGTGGTGAGTGGGGCCCGTCCTGTCCCGCAGCGGCGTGCCCCGCGCCGCCCCTGTGCACCCAGCGCCCATCCTGACCGGCCGGGGCCGTGGAGcgcaggggctgctgcgggcGGGCTGGAGCACAAGCGGTGCGGTGGGAGCTGGCAGGATGGGGCCCGGCGCGTGCCGGCAGGCTTGCCCAACGCCCGGCTCTTCCTCTCCAGTGGCTGTGGGGCCCGTCTAAGGGAAGAGGCACTTGACCCTCTGTCCTGCCTGGGTGCCAAGGAGCTGAGATGGCTTCGTCACGGCCGTGCCCTGGATGTGACACATTTTTCCTGCCTGCAGGGACCCTGGGCTGTGCCTCGGTGGCTGTGGGCTCATCCGTCGTGCCCCTGGGTTCGGCTGTCACGGCATCCTGCGCCATCCGAAGCGAGCTCTGCCGCGGCTTGGAGCAGAGAAAGGTCCGGATCACCTGGATGCTGGACAACGAGCCCATGGCCGGGAGCCAGCACAAGGACCCAGGGGGCATGGAGGTGTCCAACCTCACCCTGCCCCAGTTCAACCGCACGCAGGCCAAGCTGTGGTGCTGGGTGGAGTGGAACGGGACCAAGCAGCGCGTTGGCATGGCCGAGATCAGGGCTGGCTGTAAGTCTGCTGCCACCACGGGTCACCCATGGGTGCACACGTGCACTTGACAGAGGTGCAGCCTGGCACCGGGGTTCCCACGTCTCCTCCCCAACACACATCTACCCCAGCGAGATGGGCAAAGCCGCCGGGGCGGGAGCAGCAGCCGAGGCCGATGGCCGATGGAGGCTGTTTTGGGGCTCTGCCCGGCCACGTCTCAGCACACCGGTGCCCAGCGGGCAGGCGGTGGGGCAGGGCAGGTTTGGGGAGCGGTGGTGGGGCAGCGGGGCTCTGCGCAGCCAGGACAGGCGCTTCGCTCAGGCTCTTCCCCGGCCACTCTCTCCCAGACCCGCCTGCCAAACCCTTCAACCTCAGCTGCGTCCTGAACCTCAGCGACTATGGGCTGACGTGCCAGTGGGAGCAGGGAGCCAACAGCCACCTCCCCACCAACATCGTGCTGAAGTGTGCCACGTAAGCCTTGGGGGGTGACACGGTCCCCGGTGTCTGGCCCTCACCCTCTGCCAAACCATGTGGCAAGCCTCCTCCTCCACCGGAGGGtccccctgagccccccccccctctgccacaggagcagagcccaggcGGTGACAGGCTGCACCCCGCAAGGCGGCCGCAGCCGCTGCACGGTGCCACgccagctgctccagctctaCCGGGAAATGGAGATCTGGGTGTCTGCCACCAACGCGCTGGGCACGGCCGAGTCGGAGCATCTCTGCATCGACCCCATGGATGTCGGTGAGTGGCAGCCGGAGCCGCCTGCCTCACGCAGAGGTCAGGGGCTGGGGAAACTCATCAGCAGTGCGAGAGGGATATTAGAGTGCCATTAAAGCACGTCGGGCTTTTAGGTCATATTTTACGGGCAGGTTCCCGTGATAAATGGCTTGCCGGGATGAATAGGTGCCAAAGCCACATTACAGATTGAGCAGCGTGTGCCGGCGGGTTATGAGCCGCCGGTTGACCTGCTGCACTCTACAACTCTCTCCAGCAATTGATTACCCATTTATTCAGGAGTTCTATTAATAATATATCCAGCTCCTATAAACTATTTATAAAAGGAACCTTCCCAGACGGTGCGACTCGTCCTCCCTGCTCCGCACCCAGGGAAGGGCTGCCCACAACCAGCTGAGCCCTCCCATGGCCGCACTGGGCTCTCACCCCCTGGCAGACCCAAACGTGTGGCTTTCCTGGCCGTGTACCGGACCCCGGGTCCCGCAGGATCTTTTTCCTACATAGGCATTAACCTGGCCCGGAGCCCGGGCTGCAGAGCAGTGCCGGTGCTGTGCTTCCAAGCATCACCCTGTGCCCGGGGCACGCACTGCCTCCCATCCCCTGCCACAAGCTGTTCTAAATGTTTCGGAGTGGTTTCTCCCCACCCTCACCTTGGGGTCCGGGCAGGCCAGCACCCTGGCTGCGGCTCATGGTGTTAACAACGTCCCCGTGCGAGGCTGTGGCCCTGCGCACCGCCTGTCACCGCgtctctccagctttctcccTGGCTCTTCCTCCAGCCAAGCTGGACCCCCCGGCCCTGCAGAGCGTCCAGTCCATCCCCTTCCAGACCGACTGCGTCACCCTGGCCTGGGAGGTGGCCCGCAGCAACGCGCACATGGAGCTGCAGTGCGAGCTGCGCTACCGGGTGTCCGAGGACCCCGCCTGGACGCTGGTGAGCGATGATGGGGCAGCGGCACCGGGGAGGGCGAGCGAACAGGAGCCAGGACCCTCCCCTCTGCTCCGAGCTCTGCCAGGTCTTCTGCAATGGCAGCGGCAGGGGTGCCCGCATGGGGGGTGGGCAGCAAGGTGCCCCCTCACATGCCCTGTGCAGCACCCACACCGGGGTTGGGCCCTGCGCTGCCTGCGCCCCTGCAGCCGGCCCCTGCTCGAGGCaggagccagcacagccctcgCTCTGGCTGCCACCAGGTCACCGGCATCGTCGGCCAGGCCGGCACCACACAGTGCTGCGGCTTCCTCTTCGGCACACGGTACCACTTCCAGATGCGGTGCCGGCGGAGCTCGGCACGGGGCTACTGGAGCGAGTGGAGCCCAGGCAGGAACTACACCACCCATGAGAAAGGTGGGTGTGGAGTCACTCAGGGGGTCCCCTCTGCCCGGCCAGGCAGCACAGCCGCAGTGGCGTGGCCACGCTCGCCCCTCTCAGCTCCCTGCCCGCCCTTCTCCCGTTGCAGCCCCCACGGGGAAGCTGGACGCGTGGTGGAGTGCTCAGCCAGCCGGGGCGGCCGGGCAGCTGGAGGTGCAGCTGCGCTGGAAGGTGAGCacgggcaggggtgggggcacgggggctgctggggcatCACCCCGGGGACCGAGCACCCCCGCACACCCTGCCTGTGCCCAGGCCCCACGGCGGCAGGAAGCAAACGGACGAGTGCTGGGCTACCACGTCACCCTGAGCCCCAGGAGGAGGGGCAAAGACCCCCCCAAGGACCCCTCCACCATCTGCAACACCACCCACACCCAGTGCAACTTCTCCGTGACGGCAGGGACCAGGAGGGTCTATCTCTCAGCCTACAATGCCGCCGGCGAGTCTGCAGCAACCGAGGTCATGCTCCTGGAGAGGAAAGGTGAGGGCAGTGCAGACCTCCTGGGTCCAAAACCTCCACGTGCCCCCCACTGGGGctctgcacacacaccccccagcacctccatgAGCTCTCAAACTGGGTGCTGCTCCCTCACCCTGCCATGGGGGAGACACCTCCCTGAGTTTGCGACTGGGGGGCTCCCGAGCAGGCTGCCCACGGGCTGCACAGCcagggtgaggagcagggcaggtgcctgggcaggggctgggggtgatGCGGTGGGGATGCTCCCCTCTCCTGTCATCCCCGCTGGTTGTCTCCAtgcagggcagcccctggccaGGCTGCGGGCCGTACCCAGGGGTGAGCGCAGCCTCTGGGTGCGCTGGGAGGCACCGCCGGCCCCAGCAGTTGCTTACGTCCTGGAGTGGCAGCGGGTGTCCTCGGAGCCCGGCTGCTGCAGCACCCGCTGGCAGATGGAGCGTGACGGGGCTGCCACCACGGCCCTCATCCAGGGTAAgccgggggctgctggggggtccctgccctCCTGGTCGGCTGTGTGGGAGGGTTCGTACCAGAGGGCTGGCACCCCTCCTGACTGCCCCAGCACCAAACCCTGCCCTGCGCCCACGCCACACCCTCCCCCCTTCCTCTGGATCCACCCCCGGGGTACGACACAGGGCAGgcgggctggggctgcggggcaggcGCAGGGCAGCCAGGGGTTCTTGGCAGCCAGAGCCCTGAACCCCTCACCCACCCTGCTCTCTGTTGCAGATGGCATTGAGCCTTTCCAGCGGTACAACATCTCAGTGTACCCGCTCTACAAGGACTTCATCGGGGCACCCATCCACACCGCAGCCTACTCCAAGCAGAAGGGTATGTGTGCTCCCAGCAGCCGCCCTCGGGGCCCCGGGGGCTCGTCCCACACCACCAAGCCTTTGCCTTTCGAAAAGGAAAGCCAGCCTTCCTCCCACATGCCCCTAATTCAAGGGCTGTGCAGAATTGCTCAGCCCACTGGGCTGGGTCTTGGCTCACCCCCGAAGGTGCTCTCAGCTGGACCGAGCCCCACAGGGCCGGGCCTGACACCCACACCTCAGGAGCAGCACTCAGCACTCAGCGCATCCCCCCGCTGGTCCCTCACCCTGAGGCAGTGGTTCTGCACAGCGCCTGGTCACTTGTCCTGCTCCGTTTCAGCACCATCCTACGCCCCGAAGCTCCATCTGAAGAGCATCGGCAAGTCGgatgctgagctgtgctgggagccGGTGCCCGTTGAGATGCAGAATGGTTTTATCACCAGCTACACCATCTTCTGGGCCAACAGCACCGCGGAAGTGTCCAGTGAGTCCTGCCCGTGCCACCACCGGCCCTGCCCTCCGTCCCACCTCGATGCGTTGGGTGGGGACATCTGCAGACTCCGAGCCCTCAGAGAGGGTCAGGGGGTGTGTGGGTCCCATGCGGGCCCCTTGCCAGCAGAGACACAAGGGGCCGTGCTGGTGAGGGGCAACTGCAGAGCAGCCCCTGCCGTGCCAACAGCCCCCGCATTTCCCCAGGCGCCACCGTGAATCCCTCTCTCAGCTCCTTCGTCATCCGGGAGCTGAAGCCATCGACCCTGTACAAAGTGCACATCATGGCATCCACGGCTGCCGGCGGCACCAATGGCACCAGCCTGACCCTGGTGACCATGGTGCTAGGTGAGGGGGTGCAGCCACCCGGGGGGTGCAGGGATGGGAGGGGACCCGCCAGACCAGCCCTGTGGTACAGAACGGCCCCAGGTGCCCCACCACAGTTCCCTGTGACCTTCCCCCCTGCCCATTTTCCAGATGACATTGAAATCCAGTTCCTCTTCCTGACCCTGGCGCTGATCTTTGTCCTGCTTATACTTTTGCTCATCTGCTTCCAGAAGAACGGGCGGTGAGTACCGAGAGCCGCTGTGGGCTGGACCGGCCCTGCAGCGGGCTGGGCTGCCCTGGGAGTCCCTGTCCCCAGTGGCCGCGGTGGCCCTGGCCACAGCCCCGCTGCTGGAGGGACGGGGTAGACGTGGGGAGCGGTGCCGTCCCTCCACGAGCTCGGCAGGAGCAAGGCCAGCCCCAAGGCTGCCGGTTTCAGGCCTCCTCGCTGAGTCTCCTCGTCCTGTGGCCGCCAGGGTGAAGCAGCAGTTCTGGCCCAGCGTCCCCGACCCCGCCAACAGCAGCCTGGGCAAGTGggtgccagcagagctgcagcaggtgAGACCTGGACGGCTGCTCCCCCggcccctgctccccacccGGGCACCGCTCGGCACGGGGGACACGGCACCCGGGGTGCAAGGCCACGCTGGGGTGGGGAATGGGGAACAGGGGTGCAGGGAGCTTCCCTCGTGTGGTGCTGACCGCACTGCCTTCCCCCAGGAGCCTCTGCGGGTCGCCGGTGTGAGGGAGCCCGGCCTGGCGACCATTTCTACCGTCACAGTGCTCGAAAGGGCGGCGGGGAAGCTGCCGTCCGCCTGGGGCAAGGAGCTTTCCACCGAGACCACCGGCACCTTCCcggccctgccccagccctaCGTGCGGCAGGAGGCACCGCGCACGCCGGGCCGCGGCTGGGCCGCAACGGAGCCACGCCAAGGCCCCGGCGGGAGCGGGGAGGCCGTCCAGTACGCGCGGGTGGTGGGCGACGGGTACAAGGGCCAGCAGCACGCCCCGCCTCGCCTCTACCTGCGCTCCAGCTCCACACAGCCCCTGCTCgaccccagccccagccccaagCCCTACGAGAACCTCTGGTTCCCCGGGGCAGAGCCTCACGGCTGCCCAGCGGATGGGGGCTGCCCCGAGGAGCTGCCCGCCACCTTCCCCCTGCTGCAGGGCCTCCGCATCAGCGGGATTGAAGAGCTCCACGACTGCCGGACGTTTTAGCGCCGGGGGCCGGGCAGCGCTAACGGACCCAGCCCCGGGGCCTGCGGGTGGCCCGGGCCGGGCCTGGCGCCGCCCGACGGGGGCCCGGCTCCCTCGGCCGGTGACTGTGTGCGTCCCCTCCCGCCTCCCTCTCTTCTGCCGCAATAAACGGGGACGCGCTGAGAACGGCCCAGGACGCCTCTGCGGCGGGACGAGCCCGGGGCGGCCGACGGGGAGCGACCCCCCGGCCGGGGCTCGGGGTGGCGGGGAGTGCCCGACCCGCGTCCCGCCCATCGACGCGCTCGGCGCTCGGCCTCTTCGCC is part of the Balearica regulorum gibbericeps isolate bBalReg1 chromosome 22, bBalReg1.pri, whole genome shotgun sequence genome and harbors:
- the CSF3R gene encoding granulocyte colony-stimulating factor receptor isoform X1, which translates into the protein MARRSAGTPFLLRLSLLLLLCPGGTLGCASVAVGSSVVPLGSAVTASCAIRSELCRGLEQRKVRITWMLDNEPMAGSQHKDPGGMEVSNLTLPQFNRTQAKLWCWVEWNGTKQRVGMAEIRAGYPPAKPFNLSCVLNLSDYGLTCQWEQGANSHLPTNIVLKCATSRAQAVTGCTPQGGRSRCTVPRQLLQLYREMEIWVSATNALGTAESEHLCIDPMDVAKLDPPALQSVQSIPFQTDCVTLAWEVARSNAHMELQCELRYRVSEDPAWTLVTGIVGQAGTTQCCGFLFGTRYHFQMRCRRSSARGYWSEWSPGRNYTTHEKAPTGKLDAWWSAQPAGAAGQLEVQLRWKAPRRQEANGRVLGYHVTLSPRRRGKDPPKDPSTICNTTHTQCNFSVTAGTRRVYLSAYNAAGESAATEVMLLERKGQPLARLRAVPRGERSLWVRWEAPPAPAVAYVLEWQRVSSEPGCCSTRWQMERDGAATTALIQDGIEPFQRYNISVYPLYKDFIGAPIHTAAYSKQKAPSYAPKLHLKSIGKSDAELCWEPVPVEMQNGFITSYTIFWANSTAEVSSATVNPSLSSFVIRELKPSTLYKVHIMASTAAGGTNGTSLTLVTMVLDDIEIQFLFLTLALIFVLLILLLICFQKNGRVKQQFWPSVPDPANSSLGKWVPAELQQEPLRVAGVREPGLATISTVTVLERAAGKLPSAWGKELSTETTGTFPALPQPYVRQEAPRTPGRGWAATEPRQGPGGSGEAVQYARVVGDGYKGQQHAPPRLYLRSSSTQPLLDPSPSPKPYENLWFPGAEPHGCPADGGCPEELPATFPLLQGLRISGIEELHDCRTF
- the CSF3R gene encoding granulocyte colony-stimulating factor receptor isoform X2; the encoded protein is MARRSAGTPFLLRLSLLLLLCPGTLGCASVAVGSSVVPLGSAVTASCAIRSELCRGLEQRKVRITWMLDNEPMAGSQHKDPGGMEVSNLTLPQFNRTQAKLWCWVEWNGTKQRVGMAEIRAGYPPAKPFNLSCVLNLSDYGLTCQWEQGANSHLPTNIVLKCATSRAQAVTGCTPQGGRSRCTVPRQLLQLYREMEIWVSATNALGTAESEHLCIDPMDVAKLDPPALQSVQSIPFQTDCVTLAWEVARSNAHMELQCELRYRVSEDPAWTLVTGIVGQAGTTQCCGFLFGTRYHFQMRCRRSSARGYWSEWSPGRNYTTHEKAPTGKLDAWWSAQPAGAAGQLEVQLRWKAPRRQEANGRVLGYHVTLSPRRRGKDPPKDPSTICNTTHTQCNFSVTAGTRRVYLSAYNAAGESAATEVMLLERKGQPLARLRAVPRGERSLWVRWEAPPAPAVAYVLEWQRVSSEPGCCSTRWQMERDGAATTALIQDGIEPFQRYNISVYPLYKDFIGAPIHTAAYSKQKAPSYAPKLHLKSIGKSDAELCWEPVPVEMQNGFITSYTIFWANSTAEVSSATVNPSLSSFVIRELKPSTLYKVHIMASTAAGGTNGTSLTLVTMVLDDIEIQFLFLTLALIFVLLILLLICFQKNGRVKQQFWPSVPDPANSSLGKWVPAELQQEPLRVAGVREPGLATISTVTVLERAAGKLPSAWGKELSTETTGTFPALPQPYVRQEAPRTPGRGWAATEPRQGPGGSGEAVQYARVVGDGYKGQQHAPPRLYLRSSSTQPLLDPSPSPKPYENLWFPGAEPHGCPADGGCPEELPATFPLLQGLRISGIEELHDCRTF